The genomic stretch CTTTCCAAAGACACTATTTTAGCCTATTCTTATTCGGATTTAGAGTATTCGCATAATATCAGATCATGCGATAAACATACAAAATACACCTATCGCTTCCACGATCCATTGTGATAGTTCGCCCTATACATATCCTCAAGATCAAGCATATCTGAGCGAAGCTATATCTGAATATCCAAGAGCTATTAGATCTGCTTCGGTAGATTTTCCGACAAATGGAATTTTTCTAAGCTCACTCATTTGTAACTTCTATTTCAGATAGTATTCTTTCGCAGATTTCCCTAGGATTACTATCTTCATATATCGGTCTGCCAACTACGATAAAATCGCTATTTTCTCTTTTTGCGGCATCCAAATCAGCTACTCTACTTTGATCGTTCGTATCCTCATTAAAAGGACGAATTCCTGGAGTTAAAGTAAGGAAAAAACATGATGTCGCATCTTTTATCATATTACTCTCAAATACCGAACAAACCATCCCATCAACACCTACTTCATAAGCACTAACACAAAATTTAAGAACAAAATTTTTTATATCGTCGTTATAAACTATTCTAAAACCATCCTCATTAAAACTAGTAAGCGCCGATACAGCAAGAACCAAGGGACGATTTTTTAATAAATTTAAACGGTTCATAACCTCGCTCATCGCCCGTTTTCCCGCACTTGCATGTATATTTATCATATCAACAGGCAAGCTTGCTATCACTTCTGCGGCATCGGCCATCGTGTTTGGTATATCATGCAGCTTAAGATCTAAGAAAATTTTAAAATCATCTATTTTTTTTATCTCATTTATGATTTTAGCTCCGTCTCTTAAATAACTTCTAAGCCCAACTTTCATCCAGACATCAAGGCCACTTAACTTTCTAGCAAGCTCTAAATTTTGCTCCATATTAGGCATATCCAAAGCTACACAAAGTTTCATATATCACTCCTTGCGGCATCAAGCACGCCGTTTATAAATTTCGGAGCCGAGTCGCTTCCAAGCTCTTTAGCAAGCTCTATCGCCTCATTGATTACGACTGCCTTATCGGTATCAGTAAATTTCATCTCATACACTCCAAGACGCAATATCGCTCTTTCAACCACGCCTATTTCGTGAATTTTATACTCTTTTAAGTGTACATTAAGGATCTCATCAATAGCGGCTAAATTTTCATTCACTCCGTCATAAAGCGAGGTCGTGAAATTTCTCTGCTCGTTTCTTATCTTTTTTTCCTCTAAAAACTCATCCTTAAACTCACTCATCTCACTACCCATCTCCTGAGCGTAAAGTAGCGAAATGACGGCTTGTCTGACCTGATGACGAGTTGCCATTTTAAACCTTTATATTTTTATATAAATTTAAAAGCTCTATCGCGCCGCTCATCGCTTCAAAGC from Campylobacter sp. RM16189 encodes the following:
- the pyrF gene encoding orotidine-5'-phosphate decarboxylase, encoding MKLCVALDMPNMEQNLELARKLSGLDVWMKVGLRSYLRDGAKIINEIKKIDDFKIFLDLKLHDIPNTMADAAEVIASLPVDMINIHASAGKRAMSEVMNRLNLLKNRPLVLAVSALTSFNEDGFRIVYNDDIKNFVLKFCVSAYEVGVDGMVCSVFESNMIKDATSCFFLTLTPGIRPFNEDTNDQSRVADLDAAKRENSDFIVVGRPIYEDSNPREICERILSEIEVTNE
- a CDS encoding helix-hairpin-helix domain-containing protein yields the protein MSELRKIPFVGKSTEADLIALGYSDIASLRYA
- the nusB gene encoding transcription antitermination factor NusB; the protein is MATRHQVRQAVISLLYAQEMGSEMSEFKDEFLEEKKIRNEQRNFTTSLYDGVNENLAAIDEILNVHLKEYKIHEIGVVERAILRLGVYEMKFTDTDKAVVINEAIELAKELGSDSAPKFINGVLDAARSDI